Genomic window (Dasypus novemcinctus isolate mDasNov1 chromosome 10, mDasNov1.1.hap2, whole genome shotgun sequence):
GAGTTTAAGATTTCTtgcattttgccattcatcatcatcatatccattatattttcgtgtgtgtttataatttcttcagtatggtcttccagtgtcttcttaatatccttaacctcttccttcacttcattaagatgattcctgatatttgtttggacatgtctgattagttgttccatgctctgcatctcctcctggcttttactttgttcattggaaagggccatgtcttcctgtttcttagtatggcttgtaattttttgcaggtgtctaggcatctgtttatcatGAGGGATTAATTCAGttaattagcttctctttctactctagggttttattgggttgttgtttttgtatgtatgtaaggtttcactttgacattacatttctcttattctatttccttgctattTTCTATGTtgcttggtggtggtgggggggaggaatTAGGACCTTAGAAAGGGAAAGAgattagaagagaaaaagaatgatagtgacaaaatagtaaaaggtagaagaagTACCACACAAGACCTAGAACAATGAATAATTTTACTCTACTTACAAGAGTAAGAAGtacagaaaaataagaattaaaaagtggaatagaggcggcagacttggcccagtgattagggcatccatctaccacatgggaggtccgcggttcaaaccccaggcctccttgacctgtgtggagctggcccatgcacagtgctgatgtgtgcaaggagtgtcatgccatgcaggggtttcccttgcataggggagccccacaagcaaggagtgtgccccgtagggagagccgctcagtgcaaaggaaagtgcagcttgcccaggaatggtgccgaacacagggagagctgacacaacaagatgacacaaccaagggaaacacagattcccatgccactgataacaacggaagcagacaaagaagatgcagcaaatagacacagagaacagacaactggaatggtagggtagggggggaaggggagagaaataaaaaataaaaagtggaataGCATCAACAAAACAAGTAacaaaatagaggaaaatatatagaatgaatcaaaaggccagaatgatgaaaagagataaaaagaaaaaaagaaaaagaaaacagagaaaaaagaaaaagaactaaaaacaagaaaaattgaagaccaaacaaatgGTGGttgaatgaatgggaaaaaaaaaaaaaacagctaaaagaagatagaaaagtgaaggaaagaaaagaaattgcacaggtagaaaaaaatggtaaaagaaaaagctggaaacaaagaaaggagaaacacaacaaagaagaaacaaaacagtaGCAactaataaaaaggaaaggagaaagaaagaaaaagaaaaaaaaaaaagagaaaaaagtgctTTCTTTCTTAGTCCCCTAAGGAATTTCTCATGCTACTTATGTTCAtcagtcaatcaccctgcagcctgccctctgcaggttttgagccaggttttagtgagtaaaatgagttgacaaaaagaaaaaaaaatgacccttACCAAAAAAAAGAGGTCCAAGAAAAGCTCatacaaaaagaatgtctatatgttcccaGTCATAAAGCTATCAACTAGATGCCTGCTAACTTCTTGAATCTGTTTTCTAAGAAGATCTTGGAATTGAAACaaggaccttgtatatgcaaggTGGGAACTCCTCCACTGACCTATAGTGCCTACTTAGGTTAGTTAGACTCTCAGAAagttatctgccccttttcccttgtgCAGGTTAGATAACCAGCAGGTTACCCAAGTCCTACTGATTAGGTGCCTGTCTGACCCTTCCTTCTCTcttatctattttctgtctttccccAGGAGGTTGGGTGTGACACCCTACCTGAAGAGAtaccccctcccctttccccatcaTGTCGGGGTCCCTTCTatgattcaaagggggctcagctggccaaactctcTGCAAAGAAAACACTTTCCACCCTCcaagacccctcttcctcccagggaatacCCCCTCACACTCTATTGGGAGCAGGGAGCCAGGGGCTCCACCTATGCTATTTGTCCCGAGAGTGGAGTATATGTGccacttccagccacaggggccAGAAACTCaaggttttcctttggcttctttatctttcctgtACCCTCTGGTGAcccctgagggttctggagacatccagacactaaatGCTGGGAAGACAAGTctggagtttggcaccctgccagtggatctattttggaatttatgctccccagtgtgccAGAGTTGGACTCGGTTgagttttccctacacatggctcttctgccccttatatgaaactatagttagtactggatttgataggtgtatgtccaagagacttaaatctttgtgccgtccatgtaccagttggacctgaatctcaacaaattccaaatacctactctccagttcattggactcatccaggacaactaacaaggagatgatgatggacaatgaccatctcaaggaacagagagcatcttcacctgcaagcaagacagttcatccatctgcccaatgggatctaaaccccctttcaattagaggcagagtaggcatcgccatcccagaatcctcaggattggggaatgaacaatgaactggAGTAGATGTATAGGCATTCTacaatagaattattgtgactctagcagtggaagaacttttatcctTCATGTGGATatagtggccactgaaggttctgaggcaagagaaagggaaaaatagatgtaatttgggggaattttcaggatttgggaattctcctgaatgacattgcaatgacagatacaggtcattatatatctaaTGCTATCAACAAgtgtaagaaatgtttcacaacaatgtaaggctgtggggtgatgtatgggagccccataTGATGATatgcgtgtttgttttgtaagttcacaacttttattattcacttattgtttacgtatgttcatatatgaatgatatacttcaataaactttatttttttaaaaattagccaaACCTGATTTTATTACTAAGGAGGTTACAATGTCAGAATGAAACGTTTCTGttaaaaattaaacacaattCAGGAGTATGCCAAGTATATTGGATGCTGTACATCCATAAAATCATTGAATTGATAGTGGATTACACATGTTTGGGAAAAGGCAATCAGACatgcttaatttaaaaagtgttatttaaaTAACCATTGAAAAATTGTCAGGTTTCTAAAAGGGGAAGTGAAGGAGCCAGTTTcagaaatggaaggaagagactgaaaAATAAAGGGAGATCAAAGTCATTAAATAGATTTTCTAATGAGTTTTATCAGATATCTTCTTAGCCTGTAGGCAGTGTCTAGATTCAGGGTAGCTTTGAAgcatacattaaaataatttgtgtTCCACTCTTGACATTGATCAATTTGGTGACAAGATGAAAAATTGGAATTCAATCTTTGTGATAGAATTCACAGGGGAAAATATGAACAAGAAATATAATGAGTCTCATGTTTACATAACACCGTAAAGTGAAGGCAGAGACTTGTGGGACTTAAGTCCCAACAGCcattagaaaaaaagataaaatgtgtTCTAGCTATTGTTCACCTACTAGAGAAATGGCCAGAAAGACTTGTCCATCACAGGTAGGTTTCTGAGTCATCAAATTTAAAGATTAGAGGAAAaagtttcttacattttttttagaaaaaatgtgGAATCAAGTACTGaggaatttttatcattatttgcCTACTTACTCCATTAAATGAACTCTGAAATCTAATTTGACTGGCCTGGCTTctataaaaaagtatatattttacatatttacattttaaccaaGATTTTTAAGTAAGCCATTTTTACCTCTGTGTAattgtaaattaatttttattagtttaaTTTATTCTAGTCTTTTGCCAATAATAGCTGAGATATCACTTTATAGGAACAAGTATGTGTAAATATGTAAATTTAAGGCCATATGGACCACTACAATTAAACttaattctattaaaaaaatgaaaaccagacCAAAATCTATATACTAATTCTTATATAGCAAGAGAGTGGTACATGCATGCAAACACATCAAACACAGACATAAAGACATACTCATATACAAGAGACACAATCCAATAGATGtaccaaatatttattgttaCTATACCCATatcatttttaatagaaaagtcAGTCTAAAATACAAAGAGGTACAAATGTATGTATTAAATTTTGTTGTTCCAACTTTTTTTGTAGCACATCTGTTAGTTTCTCAGAGGATTTTGCCAGGTCAGTCATAGAATTGGATTATAAATGCTAGGGAAAGAAGTAATGAAGTGTGATAGAAAAGGTCTCAGTAAAAGATGTCTCACATTTCAGGAACACTAAAGAAATCATACACCAAAAAGAGTAACATAATATTCTATTAAATCACATGCAATATCATTAATTTAAtgatattctttttgttgttaaaatttaaattcctGAGGAATACCATAAATCTGGCCATGTTTAAAtccttttctatatttattttcaaatatatgagATTCTTAGTGCTGTACTTCCTGGTCTTGTCTATGTAACTTTGGTGTTACCTTGGTATCATTGCATTAAGGAATGAACTTTCAGTTCAGTCATATCTACTGCCTGTCTTATGAAAGGCATGAAGATTTAAAATCAGACTTTCCCAATTCCTGTCTCACACCTTTATGACTTTTCAATGAGAAAATAATGCCTCTTAAAAATTGCCACATAACCTGGTATTTttgaggataaaaaaaaagaCGTAGGTAAACAATTTGCTTTCTGCTTTACAGGTAATAGCTTATGGATGACCAGATAGTTGACTGTGGAGCTGCTATTTTCTTGATCATTTTTGCAACAGTTTAGTGCAAGAGCAAAGAAGAATGGATAGGGGAAATTGCTCCTCCTTGACTGAATTCATTTTCTTGGGAATAACTACTAACTCTGAGATCAAAGAGACCCTATTCACGATTCTTCTAGTTGTTTATCTCCTTAATACTCTGGCAAACCTCGGAATGATCATTTTAATTAGATTGGATTCCCAGCTTCACACACCGATGTACTTTTTCCTCAGCCACCTTTCCTTCTGTGACCTCTGCTATTCCACAGCAATTGGGCCCAAGATGCTGGTGGACATCTTTGCCAAGAATAAATCAattcctttttttgcttgtgctctACAATTCTTCATCTTCTGTATCTTTGCAGATTCTGAGTGTCTCTTGCTGGCAGTGATGGCCTTTGATAGGTACAAGGCCATTAGCAACCCCTTGCTCTATACAGTCAACATGTCCAGCAGGGTGTGCTCCATGCTCATGGCTGGGGTGTACCTAGTGGGAATGGCGGATGCTCTCACACATACAACATTAGCATTCCGCTTATGTTTCTGTGGGCCAAATGAGATTAATCACTTCTTCTGTGATATGCCTCCTCTTCTGTTGCTGTCTTGCTCAGATATACAGTTCAATGAACTAATGATATTCACACTT
Coding sequences:
- the LOC101434512 gene encoding olfactory receptor 5W2-like, giving the protein MDRGNCSSLTEFIFLGITTNSEIKETLFTILLVVYLLNTLANLGMIILIRLDSQLHTPMYFFLSHLSFCDLCYSTAIGPKMLVDIFAKNKSIPFFACALQFFIFCIFADSECLLLAVMAFDRYKAISNPLLYTVNMSSRVCSMLMAGVYLVGMADALTHTTLAFRLCFCGPNEINHFFCDMPPLLLLSCSDIQFNELMIFTLFGFIELSTISGVLVSYCYIILSVLKIQSDEGRFKAFSTCTSHLTAVAIFQGTMLFMYFRPSSSYSLDQDKMTSLFYTLVIPMLNPLIYSLRNKDVKEAMGRMKIKCSF